TACATGTTCGCCCCGGGGGCCGACTTGATCTCGCCGGCGGTGTACATGGTCATCAGTTCTCTGCCGTCGGAGTCGACGACACACACGTAGGTGTCGGTCTCAGGGTCGTACTCGAAGTGGTCCCAGGCCAGGACGAACGCCAGGCAGTTTCCGTCCCGGTCGGCAACGACCAGTTTGTGGGTGCCTGACTCCTTCAACAATTGCGCATCCTGCTCGCGCTGTTGGGGAACTCCGTTGTTGCGAACCTTCACGCTCTCTAGCATCTGTGCACTCCCTTGGCGAGGTTGGCTCCGTCTGGCGGGCGGTCAACGATCCCGACTTGGCGGCAGTTTGGAGATTACCCCCGAAATTTGCCTACTGACCAGGGGATTAATACCCTTCCGGCGGGTGCCGAAAGTGCTCGGTCCCGCCCGCGGCGACCGGGCCGCGGGGGTCGCCACTGGCCAGCCGGTAGAGGCGTGCGGCGTTGAGGTGGCCGATGAGGTCAACCACCCGGATCGCCTCGGCCTCACTCCACTCGCCGGCGGCGACGAAGCCGGCCAACACTGCGTGAATCCCGTGGCGCCACAACGTGGCACCCAGGAAATGCAGCTCGGCCGGACCGTACCCGTCCGAGGAGTACAGGATCTTGCGGAACGGCGCCAGTTCCAGCAATCGGGCGATAAATGCCGACGCGCGGGCGCCCAGGTGGTTCACGCTCAGCCCGCCGTCGACGTAGACGTTGTTGAATGCCTGGGCCAGATACCCGGCCTCGCGTTCGTAGGGATAGCAGTGCAACAACACGATCGGGGTGGTGCCGGACGTGCGCAGGAAGTCCAGCAGCAGCAACGGGTTGGTCTTGTCCAGATCGCAGTCGCGGTCCCCGAGGCCGACATGCAACTGCAGCGGTTTGCCCAGCCGCAGTCCCTGATGCAACCCGAAACGCAGCAGGACCGGGTCGGTCAGTCGGGCGGCACCCTCGTCGCGCCACCGCTGCGCCGCCTCGGCGACCTGCGCCGCCGCCGGTTCGCTCAGGTCCCTATCGAATCCGCCCCGGTAGGCCAGCACCGACTTGGTGCCTACCGCGGTGGCCGCGCGCCGGTGCAGGATCGCCTCGAACTCCGACGCGTAGTCACCGGCCGCCCGGGCCGGGCCGCCTCGACCGCGACCTGTTCCAGTCTGACCACCTCGTAGGCGGGACGCCCGGAAAGCTGGCTCAATTGCGCGACGTCGGTGACCTCGTCGCCGAAACCGGTGTCCACCAGCCAGTTGCTCACCCCGGCCGCCGGCAGGAACAGCCGGGCCAATTCGACCTCGGTGAGCCGGCTGCGGGCTTCCCAATATTGTTGCGGGTCAACATGTTTAGGCATCCCAAGGATGGCCGCGCAGTGGCTGCGGACGGCAAAGCCCAGTTGGGTGTCGAACCCGGAGTCGAAGTCGGCCAGGGGTTCGGTGTTGGCTTCGTTCAGGGCGTTCTCGAACCGCCGCCGGTCCCCCCGCCGTCAGCCAGCACCCGTGCACGTGTTGGTCGATCAACGCCACGTGGCGGATATGTTGCGCCAGGGCCGATTCCGACGGGGTGGCGCTCACAGGCTCCACGCCATCCGGAACTTGTCCGCCAGCTGTTCGGCGGGCAGGCTCCCGTACCGGTCATGTTCCATGCGGCGGACCGCGAGCACCATATCCACCACCTGATCTCCCAGTATCCGTCGTAACAAGACCGAACTATCCAGGGCGGCAAGCGCTTCCAGCTGAGCTTCGGGCAGCAGCTGGGTGCCGGCACCGGCCCGGTCCGATTCGGACAGTTTCGCCGGGTCGATGGTGGTCTGCGGCGGCAACACCGCGTCGGTCTCGATGCCGTCGAGTGCCAGCCCCAGAATCGCCGCGGAGGCCAGATACGGATTTGCCGAGGGATCGACGATCTTCACCTCGACATTGCCGCCCTGCGGATTGCCGGAGCCGGCGACGACGAAACGCACCGCGGCTTCCCGGTTCTCGACGCCCCAGCATGCGTAGGCGCCGGCCCAGTTGCCGGGCCGCATCCGCAGGCCGGACACGATGGACCCGCACAGGATGCCCTGTGCCTCCGGCAGGCCGCGCAGCACGCCGGCCACCGCCGCCTGGCCGGTGGCCGTCATGCCGCCGGGACCGGTGCCACCGGAGAACACCGGTCCCTGCTGGTTGGTCAACGAAAAATGTTGGTGTGCGCCGGATCCCACGCCACCGGCGAACGGTGCGGGTGACAGGCTGACCCGCAACCCGTGCCGGCGCGCGGCGCGTCCGATGACGATGCGCAACAGCACCAACTGATCCGCGGCGGCCACCGGCGGTTGGGGTGCCAACGATATCTCGAACTGATTGGCTCCGTATTCAGGATGGAACTGCTCGATCGCCACACCGGCCAGGGTGGCCCCCGCGGTGACGTCGCGGACGAATGCTTCGTGCTCGAGAACACCGGCCAGACCGTACTGGGCCCATAGTGTGGCCGGCAGCCGGCCGCCGTCGGAATCGACCAGCAGGAACTCGATTTCGTGACCCACGGCGGCTTCCAGGCCCGCCTCAGCGAGCGCGGCTTCGATGCGCAGCAGGGTGCCGCGGCCGCACGCCGGGACGGGGGTGCCGTCCTGCTCGAAGAAACCGGCGGGCGCCCAGGCCAGGCCGTCGCCGATCAGGCGCAGCCCGGACAGGTCGATGCGCACCCGCTGATCTCCCACCACCCCGACGTCGTCGGTGAACGCGATACCGGTCTGATCGATGGCGAAGGCGTGCCACGACGGGCTGGCACCCAGTCCGGGATCGGCGAAAGTGTTGGTGCGCCGAATCGGAACGGCTTTGGCCTGCGTGAGGCCGGCCGGGTTCACCACGGTGCCGATCACGGTGTCGACGCCCTCGCCCTCGAGTTGGGCGATGGCCGCGGCGGCGAGCGGGGTAGCAGTCACGCCGGCCGCCCGATCGTGCTCAGGCCCGGCTGGGCAGCGTCAGCTTGCACGCCTGACCGATGTCCAGGGTCCGCAGCACCCGTCCCATGCCCACCCACAGTGCGCAGGAGATGGCCAGGTCGGCGAGCAGTTCCTCGGAGAAGTGCTCGCCGGCCCGATCCCAG
The nucleotide sequence above comes from Mycobacterium kiyosense. Encoded proteins:
- a CDS encoding hypothetical protein (frameshifted, deletion at around 2996866) produces the protein MLAYRGGFDRDLSEPAAAQVAEAAQRWRDEGAARLTDPVLLRFGLHQGLRLGKPLQLHVGLGDRDCDLDKTNPLLLLDFLRTSGTTPIVLLHCYPYEREAGYLAQAFNNVYVDGGLSVNHLGARASAFIARLLELAPFRKILYSSDGYGPAELHFLGATLWRHGIHAVLAGFVAAGEWSEAEAIRVVDLIGHLNAARLYRLASGDPRGPVAAGGTEHFRHPPEGY
- a CDS encoding hypothetical protein (frameshifted, insertion at around 2997212, deletion at around 2996866), which gives rise to MPKHVDPQQYWEARSRLTEVELARLFLPAAGVSNWLVDTGFGDEVTDVAQLSQLSGRPAYEVVRLEQVAVEAARPGRPVTTRRSSRRSCTGARPPR
- the glnA3 gene encoding glutamine synthetase GlnA codes for the protein MTATPLAAAAIAQLEGEGVDTVIGTVVNPAGLTQAKAVPIRRTNTFADPGLGASPSWHAFAIDQTGIAFTDDVGVVGDQRVRIDLSGLRLIGDGLAWAPAGFFEQDGTPVPACGRGTLLRIEAALAEAGLEAAVGHEIEFLLVDSDGGRLPATLWAQYGLAGVLEHEAFVRDVTAGATLAGVAIEQFHPEYGANQFEISLAPQPPVAAADQLVLLRIVIGRAARRHGLRVSLSPAPFAGGVGSGAHQHFSLTNQQGPVFSGGTGPGGMTATGQAAVAGVLRGLPEAQGILCGSIVSGLRMRPGNWAGAYACWGVENREAAVRFVVAGSGNPQGGNVEVKIVDPSANPYLASAAILGLALDGIETDAVLPPQTTIDPAKLSESDRAGAGTQLLPEAQLEALAALDSSVLLRRILGDQVVDMVLAVRRMEHDRYGSLPAEQLADKFRMAWSL